From Demequina capsici, one genomic window encodes:
- a CDS encoding amidohydrolase family protein has translation MARTVIKGGAVLTLDPSAPFHADGAVVIDGDRIAWTGPASELVPEPGDRIVDASRKVVMPGLVNLHYHVDLGRATGEFTAESDRRPMWDTLFDDWYPFIGQLRPDEVYWASMACYAEAIRFGNTSVNDMYVQTEARARAAGGVGIRATLSNEIATPETGIDTIQDNIDAFKAAHGTQNGLVKVAFGIEWLPCASDAILSDVRAAATELGAGIHIHLNEAMSEVENSLARFGKRPTELAYELGFLGPDVVAAHCVHLDDREIQMVAETGAHISHNPASNSFLGNGVARMNDFRAAGINVGMGTDASFMQDMFEAMRWSTYLHRATAADISVRSSYEALEMATVNGSKALGQDTGTLAAGMLADLILLDVDQMKFAMMDATDFGSVASFVTNHANGNDVASTMVAGEFVMLNGELTRVDEREIKANLRSSMAAAFSRA, from the coding sequence ATGGCAAGAACCGTCATCAAGGGTGGCGCGGTGCTCACCCTCGACCCCTCCGCCCCCTTCCACGCCGACGGCGCGGTCGTCATCGATGGCGACCGGATCGCGTGGACCGGGCCCGCGTCCGAGCTCGTGCCCGAGCCGGGGGACCGCATCGTCGACGCGTCGCGGAAGGTCGTGATGCCCGGCCTGGTGAACCTCCACTACCACGTGGACCTGGGGCGAGCCACCGGCGAGTTCACCGCCGAGAGCGACCGTCGTCCCATGTGGGACACGCTCTTCGACGACTGGTACCCGTTCATCGGTCAGCTCCGCCCCGACGAGGTCTACTGGGCCTCCATGGCCTGCTACGCCGAGGCGATCCGCTTCGGCAACACCAGCGTCAACGACATGTACGTGCAGACCGAGGCGCGTGCGCGTGCCGCCGGAGGCGTCGGGATCCGCGCGACGCTCTCCAATGAGATCGCCACCCCCGAGACGGGGATCGACACGATCCAGGACAACATCGACGCCTTCAAGGCGGCCCATGGCACGCAGAACGGGCTCGTCAAGGTGGCCTTCGGCATCGAATGGCTGCCGTGCGCCTCTGACGCGATCCTCTCCGACGTGCGCGCCGCCGCCACCGAGCTGGGCGCAGGCATCCACATCCACCTGAACGAGGCGATGTCCGAGGTGGAGAACAGCCTCGCACGCTTCGGGAAGCGCCCCACCGAGCTCGCGTACGAGCTCGGATTCCTGGGCCCCGACGTGGTCGCCGCGCACTGCGTGCACCTCGATGACCGCGAGATCCAGATGGTCGCCGAGACCGGCGCGCACATCTCCCACAACCCGGCGTCCAACTCGTTCCTCGGGAACGGCGTCGCGCGCATGAACGACTTCCGCGCCGCCGGCATCAACGTCGGCATGGGCACCGATGCGTCGTTCATGCAGGACATGTTCGAGGCCATGCGGTGGTCGACCTACCTGCACCGCGCGACGGCAGCGGACATCTCCGTCCGCTCGTCGTACGAAGCGCTCGAGATGGCGACCGTCAACGGATCGAAGGCGCTCGGCCAGGACACCGGCACGCTCGCCGCCGGCATGCTGGCGGACCTGATCCTGCTCGACGTCGACCAGATGAAGTTCGCCATGATGGACGCCACGGACTTCGGCTCCGTCGCGTCGTTCGTGACGAACCACGCGAACGGCAACGACGTCGCCTCGACGATGGTGGCCGGCGAGTTCGTCATGCTGAACGGCGAGCTCACCCGTGTCGACGAGCGGGAGATCAAGGCGAACCTGCGCAGCTCCATGGCCGCGGCCTTCTCACGCGCGTAG